A genomic window from Methanobacterium sp. BRmetb2 includes:
- a CDS encoding GNAT family N-acetyltransferase, with product MEIQKLNLMRHDTLKVSELIYETDTDLFDFFFRDKENAAKKIEKLVRAGNNGLSFERIMVVIDNNKEVQGVLVYSCGDEAKKMDEFKVLRENLNLWDVLKFTIMEWWDSHFLADLNEEDFYLACVAVDEEARGKGIGTFILKNAIEIARKHGFKRAVLDVDLDNKGAYRLYKRMGFKVFNKNAIPWIGGEKGALNMQFLI from the coding sequence ATGGAAATTCAAAAACTTAACTTGATGAGGCATGACACTCTAAAAGTATCTGAATTGATTTATGAAACAGATACTGATCTTTTCGATTTTTTCTTTAGGGATAAGGAAAATGCTGCCAAAAAAATTGAAAAATTAGTCCGAGCTGGAAATAATGGGTTAAGTTTTGAGAGAATCATGGTGGTTATTGATAATAATAAAGAAGTTCAAGGTGTTTTGGTTTATTCTTGTGGTGATGAAGCTAAAAAAATGGATGAATTTAAGGTTTTACGAGAAAATCTCAATTTATGGGATGTACTAAAATTTACTATCATGGAATGGTGGGACAGCCATTTTCTGGCAGATTTAAATGAAGAAGATTTTTATTTAGCTTGCGTGGCAGTTGATGAAGAGGCTCGTGGAAAAGGTATTGGTACATTTATTTTGAAAAATGCCATAGAAATTGCAAGAAAGCATGGATTTAAAAGGGCAGTTCTGGATGTGGATTTAGATAATAAAGGTGCTTATAGGCTCTATAAAAGGATGGGTTTCAAAGTTTTTAATAAAAATGCTATTCCTTGGATTGGTGGAGAGAAAGGGGCTTTGAATATGCAGTTTTTAATTTAA
- a CDS encoding nicotinate phosphoribosyltransferase (catalyzes the formation of 5-phospho-alpha-D-ribose 1-diphosphate and nicotinate from nicotinate D-ribonucleotide and diphosphate) gives MFHMAEEKEILEGKITDIYFERTLQILKSKNINCKVRAEVVAKDLPKKWEWAVLAGLEEVLYILKDIPVNVRAMKEGTVFHPHEVVLEIEGNYQDFCVFETAILGMLCQASGIATKAARFKQLAGERMVMSFGARRMHPAIAPMIERSAYIGGCDGVSVVKSGEIIGEDPLGTIPHALILCIGSTLESIKAFDEIIDPEVNRVALIDTFNDEKFESLNIAEVMGNKLFGLRFDTPSSRRGNFYSILQEARWELDLRGYENVQIIVSGGIQEEDIPLLNPLVDAYGIGTSISNAPVVDFSMDIVEINGEPIAKRGKHSGAKNVLKCSECGNSIILPLEKGLDYCNCGGTYEKLIYPVIEYNKILNELPDPGRIRQYVLEQIGRK, from the coding sequence ATGTTCCATATGGCAGAAGAAAAGGAGATTTTGGAAGGAAAGATAACTGACATCTACTTTGAACGTACTCTCCAGATTCTAAAAAGTAAAAATATTAACTGTAAAGTCCGTGCTGAGGTTGTTGCGAAGGATTTGCCTAAAAAATGGGAATGGGCTGTTTTAGCAGGTTTAGAAGAAGTATTATATATTCTAAAAGATATTCCTGTAAATGTTAGGGCTATGAAAGAGGGTACTGTTTTCCATCCACATGAAGTGGTGCTGGAGATAGAGGGAAACTATCAGGATTTTTGTGTATTTGAAACTGCTATTTTAGGGATGCTTTGTCAGGCCAGCGGAATCGCAACCAAAGCTGCCCGTTTTAAACAACTGGCCGGAGAAAGAATGGTAATGAGTTTTGGTGCCAGGAGAATGCACCCTGCAATTGCCCCCATGATAGAAAGAAGTGCCTACATAGGTGGGTGTGACGGAGTATCCGTGGTTAAAAGTGGTGAAATAATTGGTGAAGACCCTTTGGGCACCATACCTCATGCTCTAATATTATGCATAGGATCCACTTTAGAATCAATCAAAGCATTTGATGAAATTATTGACCCTGAAGTGAATAGAGTGGCCCTAATTGATACTTTTAATGATGAAAAATTTGAATCATTAAATATAGCTGAAGTTATGGGGAATAAACTGTTTGGTTTACGTTTTGACACTCCTTCTTCTAGAAGAGGTAATTTTTATAGCATACTTCAAGAAGCAAGATGGGAATTAGACTTAAGAGGATACGAAAATGTTCAAATTATAGTTAGTGGAGGTATCCAGGAAGAAGACATTCCCCTGTTAAATCCATTGGTAGATGCTTACGGTATTGGAACTTCTATTAGTAACGCTCCAGTAGTGGATTTTTCCATGGATATAGTGGAAATTAATGGGGAACCTATTGCCAAAAGAGGAAAGCATTCTGGTGCTAAAAATGTTTTAAAATGTTCTGAATGTGGCAATAGTATAATTTTACCTCTTGAAAAAGGATTAGATTATTGTAATTGTGGTGGAACCTATGAAAAACTTATTTATCCTGTTATAGAATATAATAAGATATTAAATGAATTACCTGATCCTGGTAGAATAAGACAATATGTATTAGAGCAAATTGGAAGAAAATAA